In Terriglobus aquaticus, the genomic window GGTATCCCAAATTAGTGCCGGTGGTGACAGGCGGGCACCTGGAGCCACCCAGCGATCTGGTCCTCTGGGAAGGCTCGCCAACCTGGATCGCCGGCAGAAGATTGCAGTCCCGCTCTACGCACGGTACGGGATGCGTGTTTTCCAGTGCTCTATTGGCGGCTTTCCTCCATAAGGGAGATTGGCTAGCTGCGGCTCGGCAGGCGAAGGCTTTCGTGACTGCCGCGATGCAGAATGCCACTCCCCGGGGCAGCGGGTGCGGGCCCTTGAACCTGCTCGGAAAGCCGAAGCCGATATCGGCCAGCTAGACCGCTCATGCAAATACGAGGCTGGCCGATAGGGAGGGAACAGCCGTCAAGGAGTTCTCACCATGGCCACACCTGCCGTTCTTCGCCTGCCCACTATCTCGATCACCGCGACTCCGCCCTTGCCTCCGTTGCAGCCGCGTCCGGCTCGCCGCCGCACCACGCCTCAGCAGGGTCGTGCGCTGGAGGTGCTTGGCCATGCAATCGAGTACCTGGTCGACTCGCGCTTGGTGGAAGGCGGTCCGAACGTCGCAGAGAACCGCGCAATCCGCATGCTCATGGGGTGCTCCCGCACAGTGTTTGAGGAGGCGGCGGAGATCGTCCCGGTTCATCAACGACTGCAGGACTGGGTGCAGGGCCGGCTGCGTAAGCGCCACGCCTGAGCCGCGTCACAGCAGAAGCGGGCAGCGCAGACCGGTTTGCTAAAGTTGTGCTTGAGGTGAACCCCTGTTGAGACTGACGGTGAACGGACTTGACCGGGACTTCCGAGAACTGCAGCAGGACGCGACGATCGCAATGCTGGTGTCCGAATTAGGATTTCGACCGGACCGGGTCGCATTGGAGCAGAACGGCAGCATCGTTCCGAGAACACGTTGGGCCGAAGCGCCTGTCCGGGAAGGTGACCGGCTGGAAGTGGTTCACTTTGTTGGCGGAGGGCTGCCGGGCTGACGCCCACTGCCCGTAAGCGACTCCAGAAGCGCCTCCCATTTGCTGCCGTATTCGTGCCAGCCTCCCAGGTGTTGCACCCGAAGCAGCGCTGCAGCACGCAAACGCTGTTGCAGTTCGGGATCATCGGCCACCTGCTGCATGCGCGCGGTAAGCGCGTCAATGTCGCGGATCGGAACGATAAACCCTTCCTGTCCGTCGCTGAACAGATCGGCGGCGCCAGTGTTGGTCGAGGCAAGCACCGGACATCCACAGGCCATCGCCTGCCCCTGCACCAACGCAAGACCCTCTTCGATCGACGGCAGGACGAACAAGTGGCTCCCTGAGAGGATGGCGGGCAGCTCGGTCTGCGGCAGAAGACCGAGAAACTCAACGTGCTCTGTAGGCAAGGTCTGCAGCAGCGCGCGCATCTCCTGCGACACGGCTCCGACCACGCGCAGCCGCTTGGC contains:
- the thiS gene encoding sulfur carrier protein ThiS encodes the protein MLVSELGFRPDRVALEQNGSIVPRTRWAEAPVREGDRLEVVHFVGGGLPG